Below is a genomic region from Prevotella melaninogenica.
GCTTTATTTCCACAGACACGTAGCACACCATATCCCATCACATTAGTGCCAGGGTCGATACCAAGTAGTATCTTTTCGGGTTGTGAACTTCTTGTTTTCATCTTGAGGAATTATTTTACTTGTGTTTTATCGGTCCATATAAGGGTTATGAGATAGCTCGAAACCTATAGAAGTCTGTGGTCCATGCCCAGGATAAACAATAGTAGTATCGGGAAGTTGTGCAAGTTCTCGAAGACTACTAATAATCTGAAACATACTACCTCCAGGGAAATCAGTTCTACCAATACTTCCTTTAAACAAGGTGTCACCAGTAAAGATGACATTCTCTTCTGCACAATAAAAACATACTGAACCGCCAGAATGTCCAGGAGTGTGCATAACCTTGAAGGAGTGTGAACCGAAAGATATAATTTGCTTGTCAGTTAGTTTTAATTCACCAGCAGGCAAGTCATAGTTCAATTGCATTCCAAGCATCTGTGCAGCTGCCTGCTTTGGATTATTCATAAATACACTATCGCCTTCAGAAACCTTTGGTTGGAGGTTGAAGGTAGCAAGAATGGCAGCATCACCAAAGTGATGATCAAGATGACCATGGGTACCAAGATTGTGGACAGGTGTTAGTCCATCCCCTTTTATATAATCAATGATAGAGTTCTGTTCGCTTTCGGTAAGTGCGCCACAATCAATAATAACACATTCCTTAGTTTCGTCACTGACAACGTAGCAGTTCTCCTGAAGAGGATTAACCTCGAAAGTTTGGATTTTAAGCATAAGTGATATTTGAGTGTAAATGGTTGATAATGGAGAAGAATTATATTATATAATCGTAAAGAAAAGGATTATCCTGGTACGTAAATAAGATATTTCTCCTTAAACCATTCTTCATCAAACCATTGTGAAAGTTCAGTTTTCTCAGCAATGTTTTTGTATGGTTTCAGTTCTTCATCAAGGTTTCCACCTTTTAAAACAATAACACCATTTGGTAAAACATTATGTTGGTCTGATGCAATATTCTTCTTGACAATCTTCATCAAATCAGGTAGTGGCATCACTGCACGAGATACAATGAAGTCAAACTTTCCTTTCTCTTCTTCTCCACGTAAGTGAGAAGGGAGGACATTTTCAAGGCCAATTGCATCAGCAACTTCCTGTGCAACTCTTACTTTCTTACCTGTGCCGTCAATGAGTTTAAAGTTGGCTTCTGGAAAGAAGATAGCAAGAGGAATACCAGGAAAGCCTCCACCAGTACCAAAGTCAAGGACATTTGTACCTTCACGGAAGTTTATACATTTTGCGATAGCTAATGAATGAAGAATATGATGCTCATAAAGATTATCAATATCTTTACGTGAAATGACATTAATTTTTGCATTCCAATCGTGGTATAGTGCATCAAGCGCAGCAAATTGTTCTTCCTGTTTTGGAGTAAGTTGAGGAAAGTATTTCTTTATAATTTCAATCATAATCTTTTTGTATGAGGTTTAGCGGTATAAAAATAAAGCCATAGATAGTGTTAGTTGTCGATAGCAACTCTAACTTCTTTCTGACTAATTTCACCTGGGGTATAGATAAATATAGTTGAATCATCTGTAAGAATGAAGTTTTCTGCAGGGTAGGGAGCTATACCAATGAAATATCCCTTTGCTTGTAATCCTGCTATATCATCTTTCTCAAGGTCTTCTTTCTCTGCTATACGTTCAATGATTTCCTTTGTTAGTGTCTCTTTATAATCCTTACCAAATTGGTCTTGAAGTGTGATAAGTTTGCCGTTCTGGGGATTAAAATTACGTACAATCGTATACTTTGTAAGCTGACCATTGCCATTGTTGATGGCAATGTGTGATAAGGCAGTAATATATTTGTCCGCAGCAGCTCTTAATTCTGTCTTGATAGTTAGCTCGCCAATGAGTTGACTTTTATCTTTTTCTTTCTGACGAATAAGCTGAGCTATTTCCATATACTGCTTTATATACTGCCGTACAAAGGACGGAATTGCAGTCTTAGGAGTGAGTTTATCGTTATTGATAGCGAAATAGTCTGGTTGTAAAAGCCCCATTCTGAGTAAAGAATCATTGACAGCTGCGTATTTACTCTCTTTCAAGTAAGTGAAATCTACATGCACATGACATTGTATTGCATCTGAAAGACGAGCTACAGTGTCTACAGAAACGACAGCTGTTGGGATATCCAACTTCTTTGGTGCTGATGACTTGTGTCCACAACTGCTCATAATGAATATTAGCATTGTGGAAAAAGCAAATATTGTAAATAACTTCTTTGTCATATATAGGCTACAAAGTTACGAAAAGTTTTTGTAACTTTGCATTATAATATATAATAATAAATGAGGAAAATGGTAAAAGCTTGTTTGTTTGATTTGGATGGAGTTGTGTTCGATACAGAGCCTTTATACACCTTGTTTTGGCGAAATTTGGATAAAAGACTTCGCCCTAACATTGATAATTTTGAGCATATTATTAAAGGACAGACACTTGTTCAGATATACGATAAGTATTTTGCAGGAGAAGAAAAAAAGCAAGAGGAGATTACTGCATTTGTCAATGAATACGAACAGAATATGTCTTTTAATTATATTACTGGCTTCGAGGACTTTGTAAAAGATGTTAGAAGTAAAGGTATAAAGACTGCTGTT
It encodes:
- a CDS encoding MBL fold metallo-hydrolase; translated protein: MLKIQTFEVNPLQENCYVVSDETKECVIIDCGALTESEQNSIIDYIKGDGLTPVHNLGTHGHLDHHFGDAAILATFNLQPKVSEGDSVFMNNPKQAAAQMLGMQLNYDLPAGELKLTDKQIISFGSHSFKVMHTPGHSGGSVCFYCAEENVIFTGDTLFKGSIGRTDFPGGSMFQIISSLRELAQLPDTTIVYPGHGPQTSIGFELSHNPYMDR
- the rsmG gene encoding 16S rRNA (guanine(527)-N(7))-methyltransferase RsmG — encoded protein: MIEIIKKYFPQLTPKQEEQFAALDALYHDWNAKINVISRKDIDNLYEHHILHSLAIAKCINFREGTNVLDFGTGGGFPGIPLAIFFPEANFKLIDGTGKKVRVAQEVADAIGLENVLPSHLRGEEEKGKFDFIVSRAVMPLPDLMKIVKKNIASDQHNVLPNGVIVLKGGNLDEELKPYKNIAEKTELSQWFDEEWFKEKYLIYVPG
- a CDS encoding RsiV family protein, which encodes MTKKLFTIFAFSTMLIFIMSSCGHKSSAPKKLDIPTAVVSVDTVARLSDAIQCHVHVDFTYLKESKYAAVNDSLLRMGLLQPDYFAINNDKLTPKTAIPSFVRQYIKQYMEIAQLIRQKEKDKSQLIGELTIKTELRAAADKYITALSHIAINNGNGQLTKYTIVRNFNPQNGKLITLQDQFGKDYKETLTKEIIERIAEKEDLEKDDIAGLQAKGYFIGIAPYPAENFILTDDSTIFIYTPGEISQKEVRVAIDN